In Kogia breviceps isolate mKogBre1 chromosome 7, mKogBre1 haplotype 1, whole genome shotgun sequence, a single window of DNA contains:
- the TMEM126B gene encoding complex I assembly factor TMEM126B, mitochondrial isoform X2, whose translation MPTYIYGQSSPSLGDAKLRKPMVIEIIEKKFEYLRKEKTLNIYGTVTFGTTAGFSGILANLIFRHCFKVKHDALKTYASLTTLPFLSTIVSCELLVRHALYSGNISRENCVLRSSLIGIVCGVLYPTALAFSKNGRLAVKYHTVPLPPKGRVVLYWLLLCQTEIKAMVIPLILQTALGIYHGLQHYAIFESTLEKTVHED comes from the exons ATGCCAACATACATATATGGTCAGTCCAGTCCTTCTCTAGGAGATGCAAAACTCAGAAAACCAATGGTCATCGAaatcatagaaaaaaaatttgagtatcttagaaaagaaaa gactttaaatatatatggaaCAGTGACCTTTGGAACAACAGCTGGTTTCTCTGGAATATTGGCAAACTTAATTTTCAGACATTGCTTCAAGGTTAAACATGATGCTTTGAAGACATATGCATCATTGACTACACTTCCATTTTTGTCTACCATAGTTTCTTGTGAGCTTCTTGTAAGACATGCTTTGTATTCAG GTAATATAAGCCGGGAAAATTGTGTTCTGAGAAGTTCACTGATTGGCATAGTGTGTGGTGTTTTATATCCCACTGCTTTAGCTTTTTCTAAAAATGGACGTCTGGCagtcaa GTATCATACTGTTCCACTGCCACCAAAAGGAAGGGTTGTACTTTATTGGCTGCTGCTTTGTCAAACAGAGATAAAAGCAATGGTGATTCCTCTTATCCTTCAGACAGCCCTTGGAATATATCATGGTCTACAGCATTATGCAATATTTGAAAGTACACTTGAGAAAACTGTACATGAAGATTAA
- the TMEM126B gene encoding complex I assembly factor TMEM126B, mitochondrial isoform X1: MAGLGREAGDDRSAAGVVPVGVGEAPEDIKMPTYIYGQSSPSLGDAKLRKPMVIEIIEKKFEYLRKEKTLNIYGTVTFGTTAGFSGILANLIFRHCFKVKHDALKTYASLTTLPFLSTIVSCELLVRHALYSGNISRENCVLRSSLIGIVCGVLYPTALAFSKNGRLAVKYHTVPLPPKGRVVLYWLLLCQTEIKAMVIPLILQTALGIYHGLQHYAIFESTLEKTVHED, encoded by the exons ATGGCGGGGCTCGGGCGTGAGGCTGGAGACGATCGGAGCGCAGCAGGTGTGGTGCCGGTGGGAGTTGGGGAAGCGCCCGAG GACATCAAGATGCCAACATACATATATGGTCAGTCCAGTCCTTCTCTAGGAGATGCAAAACTCAGAAAACCAATGGTCATCGAaatcatagaaaaaaaatttgagtatcttagaaaagaaaa gactttaaatatatatggaaCAGTGACCTTTGGAACAACAGCTGGTTTCTCTGGAATATTGGCAAACTTAATTTTCAGACATTGCTTCAAGGTTAAACATGATGCTTTGAAGACATATGCATCATTGACTACACTTCCATTTTTGTCTACCATAGTTTCTTGTGAGCTTCTTGTAAGACATGCTTTGTATTCAG GTAATATAAGCCGGGAAAATTGTGTTCTGAGAAGTTCACTGATTGGCATAGTGTGTGGTGTTTTATATCCCACTGCTTTAGCTTTTTCTAAAAATGGACGTCTGGCagtcaa GTATCATACTGTTCCACTGCCACCAAAAGGAAGGGTTGTACTTTATTGGCTGCTGCTTTGTCAAACAGAGATAAAAGCAATGGTGATTCCTCTTATCCTTCAGACAGCCCTTGGAATATATCATGGTCTACAGCATTATGCAATATTTGAAAGTACACTTGAGAAAACTGTACATGAAGATTAA